From one Sardina pilchardus chromosome 6, fSarPil1.1, whole genome shotgun sequence genomic stretch:
- the LOC134082190 gene encoding ubinuclein-1-like, whose protein sequence is MAQPRRIQFTTLSDNVPLPAAPAPKLPDKESNPETTVVETVATVRFKLQLFPSNEHRCPEFCYPELVKAHETQARPKTLEEVDAESERNELEALAKKFEAKYGGPDKPRRDRMSDLVDIGDGYDDEDSFIDNSEAYDEFVPSSLTTEHGGFYINCGTLQFRKLSGSDGDPEEPNIPIKKRKLKDGGEKLTKKKKLEEATTEAKLPNITMECIKHSPLMQESVLPEDLPTSSEPMLSEGRPPPQKKPRRPRTGLLSLDSVLRKLQQEKLQEFHFDRPLIAPPPTPLEFSPPPTSGANHSTPPPPLANQITLSTGVNGQNTPPTDLAKQSTGPSVDLPVSDCNQKLLSTPPRGLPSPLRASIRELTLAAKVSEGESKLKFFTQKVNSILLDVEVRSRELGPAVRSRVFTHLSTHLPFSKDTLLKRARKLVLKPQIGSLPEALHKLKEAIAMTMPEQIACFQEDRQAFVSTQSTKAHHEGQGSEMEHGKVGPEEEMCAGKGMTSPQKWFHWNDELRALLCEVVRIKLSFHEQEKEQQPDPEEYLRSFLKSEVRPLWPKGWMLTSILLKETHKAHLNPTSIRRNKSVTNTKLKKSKEEVVRPSPPLIIPLSSVGGADPDPSPSLAVVCQELNALSGDMRRRIQELHLPPAQGHPAAPSPQLTKPLLGMTCRDPSLVFRPVEPQRPVEPQQPLGPSLSPPPGQAAESEGAVGAQVCPHSGAASLGALQASFPQAKLPPAWDGPHKGINQTMLSCSLKDGSPEPHTSLLSEGVQHNVSHGGGKNPPKGLKTLQ, encoded by the exons ATGGCACAGCCGCGTCGAATCCAGTTCACCACCCTGTCCGATAATGTTCCTCTACCTGCGGCTCCCGCACCAAAGCTGCCCGATAAAGAGTCCAACCCGGAGACGACCGTTGTTGAGACGGTGGCAACCGTCCGTTTCAAGCTGCAGCTATTTCCATCCAACGAACATCGCTGCCCAGAGTTCTGCTATCCGGAGTTGGTCAAG GCCCATGAAACGCAGGCACGACCTAAAACTTTGGAAGAGGTGGACGCAGAAAGCGAGAGAAATGAACTTGAGGCTCTGGCAAAAAAGTTTGAAGCCAAATAT GGAGGGCCTGACAAACCGAGAAGGGACCGCATGTCGGACTTGGTGGACATTGGTGACGgctatgatgatgaggactcatTTATTGATAACTCTGAGGCG TATGATGAGTTTGTGCCATCGTCTCTCACCACGGAACATGGTGGCTTCTACATCAACTGTGGCACACTCCAGTTCCGCAAATTATCTGGCTCTGACGGAGACCCAGAGGAACCCAATATACCTATAAAG AAGCGAAAGCTGAAAGATGGAGGTGAAAAGTTgaccaaaaaaaagaagctgGAGGAGGCGACCACTGAAGCGAAACTCCCAAACATCACTATGGAGTGCATTAAACA TTCCCCCCTCATGCAAGAGTCTGTCCTCCCTGAGgatctccccacctcctctgaGCCGATGCTCTCGGAGGGGCGTCCTCCCCCCCAGAAGAAGCCCAGGCGCCCTCGGACAGGGCTGTTGAGTCTGGACAGCGTCCTCCGCAAGCTTCAGCAGGAGAAGCTTCAGGAGTTCCATTTTGACAGACCTCTCATTGCCCCGCCCCCCACTCCACTGGAGTTCTCCCCACCCCCAACTAGTGGGGCCAATCACAGCACTCCACCGCCCCCATTGGCCAATCAGATTACTTTATCTACTGGGGTAAATGGTCAAAACACACCACCAACAGATTTGGCCAAACAGAGCACAGGGCCCAGCGTTGACCTGCCTGTGTCTGACTGCAACCAGAAGCTTCTGTCCACACCCCCTCGTGGTCTTCCCTCACCTCTCAGGGCGAGCATCAGGGAGCTCACACTG GCTGCCAAGGTCTCTGAGGGGGAGAGCAAACTGAAGTTCTTCACTCAGAAAGTCAACAGCATACTGCTGGA TGTGGAAGTGCGGAGCAGAGAGTTGGGTCCTGCAGTACGTTCACGTGTCTTCACACACCTGTCCACTCACCTGCCTTTCAGCAAAGACACGCTCCTGAAGAGGGCCCGCAAGCTCGTACTGAAGCCACAG ATTGGGAGTCTCCCGGAAGCCCTCCACAAACTCAAGGAGGCCATTGCCATGACGATGCCTGAGCAAATTGCCTGTTTCCAGGAAGACCGTCAGGCTTTTGTTTCCACCCAAAGCACCAA AGCTCATCATGAGGGCCAAGGGAGTGAGATGGAACACGGGAAAGTAGGACCTGAAGAAGAGATGTGTGCTGGGAAGGGAATGACCTCACCACAGAAGTGGTTCCATTGGAATGATGAGCTGAG ggCTCTCTTGTGCGAAGTTGTCCGGATTAAGCTGAGTTTTCATGAACAGGAGAAGGAACAACAGCCAGACCCTGAGGAATACCTGAGGAGCTTTCTGAAGAGCGAGGTGAGGCCGCTGTGGCCTAAAGGTTGGATGCTCACCAG CATTCTACTGAAAGAGACTCACAAAGCCCATCTTAACCCCACCAGCATCAG ACGAAACAAATCAGTCACAAACACCAAACTAAAG AAATCCAAAGAGGAAGTTGTCAGGCCCTCCCCTCCACTCATCATCCCCTTGTCCTCTGTGGGCGGGGCAGACCCagatccctccccctctctggccGTCGTGTGTCAGGAGCTGAATGCCCTCAGTGGCGACATGAGGCGACGCATCCAAGAGCTCCATCTACCTCCAGCACAGGGGCACCCAGCAGCCCCCTCACCCCAGCTGACGAAGCCCCTGCTAGGCATGACCTGCCGGGACCCCAGCCTCGTCTTCCGGCCTGTGGAGCCCCAGCGGCCTGTGGAGCCCCAGCAGCCCCTGGGCCCAAGCCTGTCCCCTCCCCCAGGCCAGGCAGCAGAGTCCGAGGGGGCCGTGGGAGCCCAGGTGTGCCCCCACTCAGGTGCAGCCTCACTAGGGGCACTGCAGGCATCGTTCCCCCAGGCCAAGCTCCCTCCGGCTTGGGACGGTCCTCATAAGGGTATCAATCAGACCATGCTCTCCTGTTCTCTTAAGGACGGAAGTCCAGAGCCACACACCAGCCTTCTTTCAGAAGGAGTCCAGCACAATGTCTCTCATG GTGGAGGCAAGAATCCTCCAAAGGGGCTGAAGACActtcagtga